GACCCGAACGCCAACTGGCGATCGGGTGCGGCACACGCGTCGCCGACGGCATGGTCGTCAGCAACACGGCTCCGCGCGTCAAGGCGGCGCGAGCGATGACCCTCGAATTCCTGCTCATCCACCATCCGCTCGACTGCCCCACTTGCGACCAAGCTGGCGAATGCCACCTGCAGGACTACACCTACGAGTTCGGCAACGACCGCAGCCGCTATGTCGAGGCGAAGCAGACTCCGCCCCGCAAGCAGGTCGGACCCCACATCGACTTGTTCACGACCCGCTGCGTCGTCTGCACGCGGTGCGTCCGGTTCTGCGAGGAAATCACCGGAACGAGCGAGCTCGGACTGATCCACCGAGGCGGGCACAACGAGATCGACGTCTACCCCGGCAGACCGCTCGACAACAAGCTGTCGGGCAACGTCGCGGACATCTGTCCGGTCGGCGCGCTGGTCTCGCGCGATTTCCTCTACCGATCCCGTCCGTGGTTCCTCAAGAAGGTCAACAGCGTCTGCCCCGGTTGCTCGAAGGGCTGCAACACGACCGTCGAGTTCCGCGACAACGAGATCGTCCGCATCAAGCCGCGCTACCACGCCGACGTCAACGACTTCTGGATGTGCGACGACGGGCGCTACGGCTACCACTACGCGAACGACCCGAACCGCCTCAAGTCGCCGATGATCCGCGACGGCGAGTCGCTCGTCCCCACGGGGTGGAACACGGTCTTCGAGGCAATCGCCGCGAAGATCGCGGAGCTCGGCGGCGAGAACGTCGCGATCCTCGCGTCGGCGTTCAACACGAACGAGGAGCTCCGCGCCATCGGCAGACTCGCCATGGAAGCGGTCGGAACGAAGCACGTCGGGCTCATCAGCCAACCGATCACCAGCGAAGACACGGTCTATCCGAAGTTCGTCATCGAGAAGGACAAGAACCCCAACCGCGCGGGCGGTCTGGCGATCCTCGGTGACGTTCCGACGGACGAGGACGCATGGGCGCTGCTGGATGGCGCGAAGGGCGCGGTCGTCTTCGGCGGGATCCCCGGCTTAGAGCTGAGCGAGCAGGTTCTGGCGCGGCTGGAGGCTCTCGCATGCCTCGTCGTCGTGGACATCCTGCCGTCGGCGCTCACGGAGCGGGCGGACATCGTCGCTCCGGGGACTGCCTTCACCGAG
This region of Candidatus Poribacteria bacterium genomic DNA includes:
- a CDS encoding 2Fe-2S iron-sulfur cluster binding domain-containing protein, translated to MAKITIDGKEYTVSDGITVVQAAAEVGITIPHYCYHPALRAPGNCRMCLIELTLPGRPGPERQLAIGCGTRVADGMVVSNTAPRVKAARAMTLEFLLIHHPLDCPTCDQAGECHLQDYTYEFGNDRSRYVEAKQTPPRKQVGPHIDLFTTRCVVCTRCVRFCEEITGTSELGLIHRGGHNEIDVYPGRPLDNKLSGNVADICPVGALVSRDFLYRSRPWFLKKVNSVCPGCSKGCNTTVEFRDNEIVRIKPRYHADVNDFWMCDDGRYGYHYANDPNRLKSPMIRDGESLVPTGWNTVFEAIAAKIAELGGENVAILASAFNTNEELRAIGRLAMEAVGTKHVGLISQPITSEDTVYPKFVIEKDKNPNRAGGLAILGDVPTDEDAWALLDGAKGAVVFGGIPGLELSEQVLARLEALACLVVVDILPSALTERADIVAPGTAFTEKEGCFTSSQKRVQRLNRALPPLGRSLDEWTFVCEVARAMGREFGYLSVGEITDDIASSVEAFSGAGDSAIGSRGYVLGSGEPAPETMTGNDAYAAKYWD